taaccttcaagtacgcGAATGGGTAcggatacttgaaatacccggactgaaATTGGGTTCCACCAGTACGCGAACAGGTACTCATACCACCAATCCCAACAGAAAAtcccggacatgaaccttacgccagtacgcatacttaggttaccggatttctcaaaccaacatgtacgcatacggttatgcatactatgtttcccggacatggattacatatgtgcaagagtacacaatacgtcacaatccaataatggttaattgttcttaactcttatttcaatcattgaaactttcttaaaggatgacaatagccgttttcacacactattaacatcaaagcaattttcaagttattgaaataatcataacgaaacaattcaagtctacatcaaatgattgtatcatacaaaccatgtaagatgttactcggaaattttcacatgatcatcttttgactttcgtcaagaatataagatgaacttggtcgaagcgaaaacttGCCAACATATAttctgagaaatatgtaagcgagttaaactcagctcgaaatctcaaatgtgtataatagaaaactttatcgtaacacgacttatgtctcaatataggatataaagtaaaaatagactttccaagtgatatatgagtttcagtctccacatatctttttgttaatgaagttccacaagctctccttagtagttctccgtcttcaatgatgaacgccgtgaagtctaatgctcaactacacaatctatcctagtccgagacatcaatacgtagactagaaatcaagacttatagtttgatcactaacattgaaaaataaGCGTGAGATAgcagcttgcgagttcgaccgagcaatgctctaacacaattcactaggatcggttacaccaattactaggaccggttacgccgattacaaggatcgattacacattacttttatgatcggtcacaccaattacaaatatcgatcatactatctcaggtgattacttaggatcggttatactaataaaagtcataccaaatcataagtcaggcactgtgattagttataccaagataaataacaagttatgattggttctactaactcacacatattggtaatccaaagatatgcaatgaataacaatacaaataagcctagcgatttccctttcgattcataaaacaagttcatgaatgtacttcctttaacaaatgtaaacattgtttcctaggatgaaatctcacctttacccatacacataatcacaatagcattcatacgattatgttgatgtcatatatacgaagttcaaaagataagttatACTCCGTATCCTAAtttcttaacactatgatcatatgatcatgtctcactactagagtataataatcattcacagcttcgcagttatgttttcaatatagcacgacttgaaagatacgttagtaatgaaacagttcaagtcaatattactaacctgaagaggaaggatgatgtcgtcgttgtagcttgttacttcttcacattcttcaagtcttcgagtaatacttgtatgtctcataatcctagactttctagtataacctaTATTAAGTTGTctctattacataatcaagcgactcttagatgagttttgattcactaaaatatgacaaccaaacttgacataccaacgcttggtgggttcaaccgagctatgctctaaccatctcccgctttgtcaattttagtgacaaaactcttaatacatatggataaacaaattacaagaattcattacacatagcttgattccaagtttcaacatcacaataacctgcatatattcaatccataatgccgctgttgacatttgaataacaaagctaatactccccgtAAAGGTaacataggtagattttcaatccgaagATCTTTAttattcccctttttgtagtcaagataactacaatagcaatatgatatgtttctcccccttagttaatgctTTACCCTTTCGTACAATTGTCCTTTCTTTAGTGATTACaagtcacttgtttactccatatatttctccccctttttgtcacaaaatgacaaaggttcgagcaaataaaggtcaaaccgaaaggatcttacaaatctaaagacctgtacaacctataagagttaagcacgaaggtttcacataccattttagataaccaatatcaaaaccgaaactacaattttggttttaatatgttatcaaggaaacaattgcccgaagcaattttccctagtAGTTTAACtcattgactaagaaacttagttcccttgctaaatcgattgcacaaatacaaccgcttatttcgataagaccaaaataaagatcagaattaacttcatttttctcatcaggttctaattattcagacaataacttagacctttcaaagTCAGAAGGAGGCCTGAGAATTAGAAGAAGCAGCGATCATAATAAAATGCTAATCTTGAAGTGGGTTTAAAACATCCATAAGAAACCAGATTCAATTTATGCTAGCCTTTGCAATGAAAAATATCTTACGCAACAACCTATGTttttttggaattgtagctacccCATCTTCAATCATCCCCTAATGGAGGAAATTAACATCCCTCATTCCTATAATAAAAAAACATCTTTTCCATAAAATCATAGATGGATTAACAAGCCATATTCAAGAAAATTAGATCTCGCAATACGCTAACACCCTGGACCCAGCAGGCTGTTACCTAATCCAGACAGTCGTTGACCTCATTGATCCTTTCACTCATACCTGGAATCACGATAAATTAAATCTCCTTCCACCCCATATAACCCAAAAAATCGTGAATATGCACATCCCCAAAAAAATCCATCTGATGGAATCATCCAGCCTTTCACCAAATCTGAAAGGTACACCATAACATCCGGATATCACTGCTTAACCAGCTCGTCAGATAATTCGCACCAAAATCCCTTGCCACCAACTAAGTTTCTTTCGACACTCCGATGTCCTACAAAATTACTGCTTTTCTTATGGAACAATCAAAGAAGGCCTCCCACCTTCGCCATTTTAAACCATATATCCACCCTACAGATACCAACATATGTTTGTAATGCAATCTGCTGGTCACATTCTCCTCTATTGTCAAGTTGTTGTGGGTGCATAAAACGTTCTCCGCACAAGACTCCCTACTCATTCAACAACAGCCCAAAATCTTCCTTACTTCCCAAACCCCCAGTGACAATCTCACAAATTCTACAGCtaaaaactcatcaatatatcCTTTTGGATAGTTAGGAATGATTTCATTTATCAACAAAGGAAACCAAATCCAGGTAACATTACTCAGATGACTCTCAATCTTCAATAAGATATTGGCCACATGAGAACACCCTCCCCACCAGGTGCTATCTGGAATACCAGTTCTCGCAAACCTAGGAAATAGAACATAAACATCTACAACAATCTTAACATGTTGGATCAAATTTAATCTAGACTGGATCAAGATCAACACTGACGGAACAACACGAGGACGTACTCCGGAATAACTAGAGCAGGTTTTATTTGCAGGGGCGCTTCTGCTAACACCCTGGTAGCCGTAGTACAACCGCTAGTAATCACTATCTCCTTCGTAGCTGAGTCATGTGAAAAGCGTATAGTGTCCAAGAAGACAAAAGAACGAAGCTGGTCAAAGGCTCAATTCGAAACAGACTCAGAAAACCTGCTTAGAATCTCCTCAAACGCAGATCCTCCTTGGTAGGTCTCATGAATGATCTCTGAAACCAAACAAATCATGAGCCAGATCCCTTACTGCACAGTCAACCACAACTACACGGGAGGCGGACATACTGGCCTATCTGACGACGGACAACAACCAATTAGAGAACCCTATAATTTTATCTTGGGATCATATAACCACACCATGCATCAATGAAATTGTAATTAATAAATGACTTCTTGAATATCACCTATCATTATGTAATTACCGCTTAAAActaacaatattttcatgtttcataaaaataaatattacttccacttaaaattaaaaaaacattaaACCCTTTAAGCCAGTGATGAAATGAATGGTAAATGCGATGACACCTAAAACAAAAAAGAGGAAGTGGAGAAGTATTTAGGAAGGGAAAAGCATTTTCGACCAAAAATCGTGCAAATCGGCGTGGATCACCTACATTATCCTTGGACCATTAACTAACTTTTGACGGGCCGTGCTGTTTTATCCGGGGTTGTTATTATACGTGCCTTTTATGTGCTCGTTAAACACAGCCTGTAAAAAACCAAACCCCAACGACAACCAACTAAAGCAGGAGCAGTAAACCCACTTTTTAATTCTTTATCTATAAAAACAAAAAGTAGACCGAATGATACCAACTTTTTCGTGGGTCCCACTTCAAAACCCTGCCGAGTCTACCGACTCTGCCCTTCTTCTGACtcggaaaaaacaaacaaaaaatcagaACGTCAActctttctttccttctttgtgtTCTCTCTTTCCAGAACTGACACACTGTTCCagtcattctttcttcttcttcagttgttACTCTTATTAGGGCTAGTCTAAGcttatctctttcttcttctgatCTGAGAAACAGTTATGGTGAGAAGACATGGATGGCAACTGCCTGCACACACTTTTCAGGTCTGTTATTATAGCACattcttttgaatttttatttcCTTCCATCATTCCTTTtattttgaactatttatggctaattagggtttacacaaaTCTTTCTACAGGGCTGTTTACTTCTTCTGTTTTACTGTCTCTTCAAAAATGATTGTACAGATTAACCAATAAGTTAATGAACTTGGGTTCTAATTGAGATAAATACCACAAATggtgaacatatatatatatatatctaaaagATTAGTTTGTAAATAGTGAAATTGGCATCTAATAGATTTCTTAAAAATGTATCAGTATGTTTGAGTGTTGGTAGCTTGTTACTTAGCTGAGATGAAGGATTTTGCAGTTGGTATTTTCACTCGAAACTACTTTCATAAGACCATGCTTGCCTAGCACAGCGCCTGTTAAGTGCTGTTTTGTTAGTATACCTCGCTTGTTCTACAACTATATACTGTATACCCACAGTTCCGACCTTAAATAAAACCTAGCACTGGATCTTGGATGTTCCAGTGGCATGAAGAAGCTTTTCTTCTCATTTTTCAGCCTTTATAGCAATAGCAAGTATGCGAGGGGACAAGGTGAGTTTTGTAATGACAATGTTGGTTAAAACTGAAATTCTTGTTTACTAATGTGTTCAAGAGAACAAAACATTATGTCAAAGATCATGTAAAAGTGCTCGCTGTTAGAGTTTCAGCTCTTTAATCACCTTTACTTATGATTTAACTTAATTATATGCCGAAAACATGTTAATCCTAGTATTAACATGTTTTACAGCTCACATAAACTCCATGTATTCCGAGCATAATCAGTTCATAAACAGCATTATAAACAACTTACACAGCACCAAACATGTTCTGTAGCTTCAACTCAATTAGCATGAGCTGATATAGAAGTAGAAATAGATAGATAATATCTTTATCAATAATCTGTTAATGACTCAGGCTTGTACTTCTACTTCCTCATATTTGAATGACGGATAAAACTGATTTTCTGTATATTACAATAGGTTAGAACATGTCTCTCTTACCTTTCCATCCGAGTTGGAGACACTCGCCTCATGACTACATGCGACAGCTCACTAGTTATCTTTAGCTTATCTAGCATTAACCTTAACCTAGTCTCTAGTGCGTGATTAAACCATCGACACACTTTAATATGGATTACTAAATCCGGCTTAACTTAATCTGATTATTAAGAATTAGGCCGAACTAATTTAGATTTGTTGCACAAAGCATAAAAGCCAATACACTCTGATTATATGGGAATCATCAGTAGATGGCTAACTATTCCCAAGTGTTGGACGCGAGTTGGCATGGAAAGTTTGAGAAATAATTGACTATAATAGGTTATGTGAACCTAACTAGTTATGCAAATGACCTTAATGTCAATCAAATATATAATGAGATATAAGTTCATCTCGAGGTGACCTTTGCTTCAGAAATCCAATTTGCTAGAAGAAATTATGATATCAAGAAGTATTGCTTAAATGAAATCAAAGTTTTGATAAGTTGTTCCCAGTAGGCTATACTTTGCAGATATCTTGAGCTTGTCATCCATCCTCTGCATTATAAGTCTATGAAAACTAATTGTAGTTTGTTCTATCAGCTGTACAAATGTTAGTAATTGCGTTATTTTCGGTATTCAGTATGTGCTTTGTTTTATCAAGTTTTATCGGTTTTCTTACTAATCACATGTCAACTTGTCTTTTAATTTCCCTTTCTCTGATAGGTCGTGGCCATTACTGTGTTCTTCCTGCTGGTTGTTGCATTCTATGCTTTTTTTGCTCCGTTTCTTGGAGGTCGTATCTTGGAATATGCTGCCATTGCAACTTATACTCCCGTGGTATGTTCTCTCCGAACAGCGAGTTTCTAAGCCTCCTTTTTCTCTATCTCTTTCTCTCTCACTCTCTCACTATTCCATACGGGGTGCTGGTAATTCAGTTTGTTTTTAACTTTTTATATTTCGCAACCTAATGCGTCCTTTGCAGGCACTCCTTGTTTTTATTCTGTACATCCGCTGTACGGCAATCAACCCTGCTGATCCAGGTGTTTTATTGAAACTTGATGGTGAAGTAGAGGCTAATAAGCACAATACAAATTCATTATCTGGTTTTGACCTTCCCGAGAATCATCACGAAATTGGCAACAGGACTCATTCCTCACCATCATCAGTCTCCAGAAGCTCCATAGGAAGAAACTCAAGTACTAAGGGTTCAGTTAGAGAAGATGGGAGAGCTGAAAATTTGGTCGTCCCTTCAAGACGAAGATCCTCACTGGTTGGGAATTTCTTTTGTGCTTTGTTTGTATATGAAGATTGCTGCACACGTGATGGGAATACAGAACAGGTAACCAGCGAGGAAGAAGCATTATTCTGTACATTATGCAATGCTGAGGTAAGGGCCACAAATCATGCGTATTAAGTTTGAGtaatttcattttttgtttttctaggtTATTTTAGATTGAGACTTGCTTTGTGAAGACATCATAGTTAGAAAGCCCTTTGTGAAATCTAGGATACACATGAAATGAGTGTCATAGCGGCGAAAAGGCAGAAGTTGCTCTTTGACATTTCTTGACTTTTAGTCTTTTCATCCTAATCCTACCTATTGAGGAAAACACATTTGCCAATGTTGTTGAAGTAGAAAACATATAAGCCTGAATTATGTCATACCCAGACTGTTAGGCTCTGTAGGGTTGACCTGGAATACAGTATTTTACCAAAACCAGTCTACTTTCTGTGGAGATGCTGTACACCTATTCAAAATTCTCACCGTAGTTTAGCTGTGAACTATGTGTTCTGTGCTTGTTTATGATAATATTTTTCACAAGTTTATTTAATGTGGAAGGCTTTTTTGTGTTACTTTGCAGGTACGAAAATTCAGCAAACACTGTAGAAGTTGTGATAAATGCGTGGATGGATTTGATCATCACTGCCGGGTATTTTATCTCCAAACCAGTTCATTTTATACACAGTAGACCAACTGTGATTCTTTTTAGGATATGAACTTCATGTATTCCTTATTCCTGGTTTCTAAGTGAATTTATATTTTGTTTTGTGCAGTGGCTCAATAATTGCGTGGGGAGAAAAAACTACATAACTTTTATATCGCTTATGGCTACAAGTCTGATTTGGGTATTGCACCGAAGCTCTATCTTTTATCTGAAATGATTAAGGCATTTATTGATTGTATGCATCTTGTTCTTTTCCTGGTGTAGCTTGTTATTGAAGCTGGGGCTGGTATTGCTGTTTTTGTCCGTTGCTTTGCTGATAGGAAAGACTTGGAAAGACAAATCATCGATAGGCTGGGAAATGGTTTCTCTCGTGCCCCTTTTGCAGCTGTTGTGGTATATCTCTATATCAATATTCTAGACCTTAAATTTGACTAGGTAGATTGCACAGGCCGAATTTCGGCTCTGTTAACTGGCATTTTGTTGTGGCTCAAGAAGACCCAACTGGGCTCTTGAACCCTTTAGTAAATAAAGTCTAAGCTCATGGGTAAATGGTTAACATAGCAagcatctattttttttttcttggtcaaTCTGATATTAAGTTTGTTATGCAGGCAATATGTTCTGTGGTTTCATTACTTGCTTGTATACCTCTGTGCGAACTTTTCTTTTTCCATATAATTCTCATAAGAAAGGTCAGTAATCCAGAAAACTTGGCTTTGAAAATTAAAGTTTATAATCAGGAGAAAATAAATTCTAAGATATGGTtcttttatttcaaaaatattcccttttctttccttttcaaatTTGGTGTTTTGTTCATGATAATAGGGTATTACGACGTATGAGTTCGTGGTGGCCATGCGGGCCATGAGTGAGGCACCCGCTGGACCTTCTGTGGATGAGGAATTTCCGACCGTTCTTTACTCCCCAACGGGGTCTGCTACAACTGGCATGAGTGGCGGAAGTTCTATTGGGCTACAGTATAAGGGTGCCTGGTGTACCCCACCTAGGGTGTTTGTGGATTATCAGGTACAGTTCTTTCAGGATTTGAACATCTCTCTTTGAATTTCGGGTCCTTGACTCAATAACACAGGTTTTCAGTCGGTCAACCTTTTCCTAGTTGTGTCCATGTTGTTATTTAACTAGGCCTAGCAATGTGTTTTTGGCCTAGTACTCATTGTAACTGCTAATTATTCTAGGACGAAGTTATCCCCCACTTGGAGCCTGGTATGGTGCCTTCAACAATAGATCCAGATGCAGCTCCAATTGCGGAAAGAGGAAACAAGTCGAAAAGGCCTGTGCGTATAAGTGCTTGGAAGCTGGCAAAGTTAGATTCCAATGAGGCCATGAGAGCAGCAGCAAAAGCTAGGGCATCCTCTTCTGTTCTCCGTCCAGTTGACAACCGCCGTTTGGAAGACCCTGATATCAGTTCCAGTGACAACATGAGCTGCAGAAGTAGCATGAGCACTGACGTTGGAGTTGTCAAAGATAACAAAAGTGAACTGCAACTTTCTCCTCTGGGAAACTCTTATGCACCAAGTTATGGTAGTCGAGATGACTATGATATCGGAACTCCAAGCGAGAGTAGCTTCAGCAGTTCAAGCCATGTTCATGAATCAGTTAGTTTAAGTCCACTTCCACTAGAACAACCTTTGGGTCCTCATAACCCATCAAGAACTGTTCCTGCGTTTATCCATGATCGACCATTTCATTCTAGGGCTGTTTCATCCACTTCCAATCTTAACAACAACCCAGTTTTCCATTCTTCAACCTCAAGATTCGATGAAAATATTATGCCGAGGGGCAACATAACAAATTCATTAGCAGCGGCTCCACCAACTACATCTCTTCTTGGCCTTCGAGACAGCAGAAGGGCCTCTGTTGTTTGGGATCAGGAA
This is a stretch of genomic DNA from Papaver somniferum cultivar HN1 chromosome 1, ASM357369v1, whole genome shotgun sequence. It encodes these proteins:
- the LOC113279729 gene encoding probable protein S-acyltransferase 19; this encodes MVRRHGWQLPAHTFQVVAITVFFLLVVAFYAFFAPFLGGRILEYAAIATYTPVALLVFILYIRCTAINPADPGVLLKLDGEVEANKHNTNSLSGFDLPENHHEIGNRTHSSPSSVSRSSIGRNSSTKGSVREDGRAENLVVPSRRRSSLVGNFFCALFVYEDCCTRDGNTEQVTSEEEALFCTLCNAEVRKFSKHCRSCDKCVDGFDHHCRWLNNCVGRKNYITFISLMATSLIWLVIEAGAGIAVFVRCFADRKDLERQIIDRLGNGFSRAPFAAVVAICSVVSLLACIPLCELFFFHIILIRKGITTYEFVVAMRAMSEAPAGPSVDEEFPTVLYSPTGSATTGMSGGSSIGLQYKGAWCTPPRVFVDYQDEVIPHLEPGMVPSTIDPDAAPIAERGNKSKRPVRISAWKLAKLDSNEAMRAAAKARASSSVLRPVDNRRLEDPDISSSDNMSCRSSMSTDVGVVKDNKSELQLSPLGNSYAPSYGSRDDYDIGTPSESSFSSSSHVHESVSLSPLPLEQPLGPHNPSRTVPAFIHDRPFHSRAVSSTSNLNNNPVFHSSTSRFDENIMPRGNITNSLAAAPPTTSLLGLRDSRRASVVWDQEAGRYVSIPVTARTTETAHEARNGSSSSQIGPRRVRPEGSSSNRIPQFVPPRESSSGTRVLPPARQSENLLYTGESIFFGGPILSVPSVGDGPRSETNTGNRPENIGGRNSASSQLPVFLPGVIGSRTEKHGAEQCVVARAV